The following are encoded together in the Ictalurus punctatus breed USDA103 chromosome 1, Coco_2.0, whole genome shotgun sequence genome:
- the rspo3 gene encoding R-spondin-3, whose protein sequence is MQLLLISIVLILHWMEYANCQHHTSRHRQHERGLGCLGGCLTCSASNGCLTCMPRLFIHLERDGMRQIGVCLASCPKGFFGTRSPEKNDCSKCGSECETCFDKNFCTRCRAGSYLHKGKCQESCPDDLVPSDIKRECVAPCPVNCESCLNSDTCTRCMSGHYLLHGQCHSICPEEFEPSEQSMDCIPKVHCEVGEWSEWGPCSRIGKNCIGEESRTRKVLQTPSPQGNPCPSTLEKRECVVKKKRCGKRDKGPHKGEQKNRNNRKEKTNSEGRRERKRERERERELGTREDNSRNKTEQRRRRTQSRDTIVE, encoded by the exons ATGCAATTGCTACTAATCTCCATTGTATTGATCTTGCACTGGATGGAGTACGCAAACTGTCAGCATCATACCTCCAGGCACCGGCAGCACGAGC GAGGCCTGGGATGCCTGGGAGGCTGTCTGACCTGCTCGGCTTCGAACGGCTGCCTGACATGCATGCCCAGGCTCTTCATTCATCTGGAGAGGGATGGTATGAGGCAGATCGGCGTGTGTCTGGCTTCCTGTCCCAAGGGTTTCTTTGGCACTCGGTCACCTGAAAAAAATGACTGCTCCA AATGTGGCTCTGAGTGTGAAACCTGCTTTGACAAGAATTTCTGCACACGTTGCAGAGCAGGATCGTATCTTCACAAGGGGAAATGCCAAgagagctgcccagatgatctCGTGCCCAGTGACATCAAGAGGGAGTGTGTTGCGC CATGCCCAGTGAACTGTGAGTCCTGCCTGAACAGTGACACTTGTACAAGGTGTATGTCAGGTCATTATCTACTGCATGGTCAGTGTCACAGCATCTGCCCTGAAGAATTTGAGCCCAGCGAGCAGTCAATGGACTGTATTCCTAAAG TGCACTGTGAGGTGGGAGAGTGGAGTGAGTGGGGGCCGTGCTCACGGATAGGGAAAAACTGCATTGGAGAAGAAAGCCGCACACGGAAAGTTCTGCAGACCCCCAGTCCTCAGGGCAACCCCTGCCCTTCCACTCTAGAGAAGAGAGAATGCGTtgttaagaaaaaaagatgtg GGAAGAGAGACAAAGGCCCACATAAAGGAGAGCAGAAGAATCGCAACAATCGAAAGGAGAAGACAAACAGTGAGGGCCGTcgagagcgcaagagagagcgagagcgggagagagagctgGGTACCCGGGAGGACAACAGCAGGAACAAAACAGAACAGCGTCGCAGAAGGACCCAGAGCAGAGACACTATAGTGGAATAG
- the fez2a gene encoding fasciculation and elongation protein zeta-2 isoform X1, translating into MMAAPGAQDQSALKSELLADKQPEQRKLNADAVTELLRFPDLDENSGHRLGFRSLEDFVADFDEKLNACFGNFDAKPELIDGVNPLTESTVLKNDEIWNALTDNYGNVMPVDWNQSRTRSLHLPVLNIEDRPRVDNVNLDVSDEEEIREQMDMHSIIVSCINDEPFLTAEQVIEEIEEIMQDSPEMQAEQNPIQSNLIHRSTSHSYKERVRNLSVTELNELLEEVETAIRHYSEELVRHLALRDELDFEKEVMNSFISVLIDVQNLQKEHKELLKKKRKIKSGVRQQNGRLQRLPASRFSMESISTAIQNGFRQTFGNMGGEKQYLTTVIPYEKKDVPPSVEDLQVLTKILQAMRDDSDKVPSLLTDYILKVLCPS; encoded by the exons ATGATGGCGGCGCCTGGAGCGCAGGACCAGAGCGCATTAAAGTCTGAACTGCTGGCGGACAAGCAGCCGGAGCAGAGGAAGCTGAACGCGGACGCCGTGACGGAGCTCCTGCGCTTTCCGGATCTGGATGAAAATAGCGGACACAGACTGGGTTTCAGATCTTTGGAGGACTTCGTCGCCGACTTCGACGAGAAGTTAAACGCGTGCTTTGGAAATTTCGACGCTAAACCCGAACTAATAGACGGCGTGAATCCTCTGACTGAGAGCACTGTGTTAAAAAACGACGA GATCTGGAATGCTCTGACCGATAACTATGGAAATGTCATGCCAGTGGACTGGAATCAGTCTCGCACCCGCTCACTTCACCTCCCCGTGCTGAACATTGAGGACAGGCCA AGGGTGGATAATGTGAATCTGGATGTGTCTGATGAAGAAGAGATAAGGGAACAGATGGACATGCACTCCATCATTGTATCCTGCATTAATGATGAGCCTTTCCTCACTGCAGAACAG GTGATTGAGGAGATAGAGGAGATAATGCAGGACTCTCCAGAAATGCAAGCAGAGCAGAATCCTATTCAGTCAAACCTGATACACAGATCCACTAGTCACAGCTATAAGGAGA GAGTGAGGAATCTCAGTGTCACAGAGCTGAATGAGTTATTGGAGGAGGTGGAGACGGCGATCCGCCACTATTCTGAAGAGCTTGTGCGGCACCTGGCTCTTAGAGACGAGCTTGACTTTGAGAAGGAAGTGATGAACAGTTTCATCTCTGTGCTGATAGATGTACAGAACCTTCAGAAGGAGCACAAAGAACtcctgaagaagaagaggaaaataaAGAGTGGAGTCAGACAGCAGAACGGCAGACTACAGAGATTACCTGCAAGT CGCTTCAGCATGGAGAGCATCTCTACTGCTATTCAAAATGGCTTCCGCCAAACTTTCGGGAATATGGGAGGGGAGAAACAG TACCTCACTACAGTCATTCCATATGAGAAGAAAGATGTGCCTCCATCAGTCGAAGATCTTCAGGTTCTCACAAAAA TTCTTCAAGCCATGAGGGATGACAGTGACAAAGTGCCCAGTCTTTTGACAGACTACATCCTTAAAG TGCTTTGCCCTTCCTAA
- the cnih4 gene encoding protein cornichon homolog 4 codes for MEAAVFILSLVDCCALIFLSVYFIITLSDLECDYINARACCSKLNKWVIPELIGQALATLLMLVSMHWFIFLLNVPVASWNVYRYVKVPMGNMGVFDPTEIHNRGQLKSHMKEAMIKLGFHLLCFFIYLYSMILALIND; via the exons ATGGAAGCTGCTGTGTTTATCCTGTCGTTGGTCGACTGTTGCGCTTTGATTTTCTTGTCTGTGTACTTT ATAATCACTCTATCTGATCTTGAATGTGACTACATTAATGCCCGAGCTTGCTGTTCGAAGCTAAACAAA TGGGTCATACCCGAACTAATTGGCCAGGCTCTGGCCACGTTGCTAATGCTAGTCTCCATGCACTGGTTTATTTTCCTCCTGAATGTACCTGTGGCATCGTGGAATGTTTACAG ATATGTGAAGGTTCCTATGGGTAACATGGGAGTGTTTGACCCAACAGAGATCCACAACAGAGGACAGTTAAAGTCCCATATGAAGGAGGCCATGATCAAATTAGGTTTCCACCTGCTCTGCTTTTTCATCTACTTGTACAG CATGATCCTGGCACTGATCAATGATTGA
- the fez2a gene encoding fasciculation and elongation protein zeta-2 isoform X2, giving the protein MMAAPGAQDQSALKSELLADKQPEQRKLNADAVTELLRFPDLDENSGHRLGFRSLEDFVADFDEKLNACFGNFDAKPELIDGVNPLTESTVLKNDEIWNALTDNYGNVMPVDWNQSRTRSLHLPVLNIEDRPRVDNVNLDVSDEEEIREQMDMHSIIVSCINDEPFLTAEQVIEEIEEIMQDSPEMQAEQNPIQSNLIHRSTSHSYKERVRNLSVTELNELLEEVETAIRHYSEELVRHLALRDELDFEKEVMNSFISVLIDVQNLQKEHKELLKKKRKIKSGVRQQNGRLQRLPASYLTTVIPYEKKDVPPSVEDLQVLTKILQAMRDDSDKVPSLLTDYILKVLCPS; this is encoded by the exons ATGATGGCGGCGCCTGGAGCGCAGGACCAGAGCGCATTAAAGTCTGAACTGCTGGCGGACAAGCAGCCGGAGCAGAGGAAGCTGAACGCGGACGCCGTGACGGAGCTCCTGCGCTTTCCGGATCTGGATGAAAATAGCGGACACAGACTGGGTTTCAGATCTTTGGAGGACTTCGTCGCCGACTTCGACGAGAAGTTAAACGCGTGCTTTGGAAATTTCGACGCTAAACCCGAACTAATAGACGGCGTGAATCCTCTGACTGAGAGCACTGTGTTAAAAAACGACGA GATCTGGAATGCTCTGACCGATAACTATGGAAATGTCATGCCAGTGGACTGGAATCAGTCTCGCACCCGCTCACTTCACCTCCCCGTGCTGAACATTGAGGACAGGCCA AGGGTGGATAATGTGAATCTGGATGTGTCTGATGAAGAAGAGATAAGGGAACAGATGGACATGCACTCCATCATTGTATCCTGCATTAATGATGAGCCTTTCCTCACTGCAGAACAG GTGATTGAGGAGATAGAGGAGATAATGCAGGACTCTCCAGAAATGCAAGCAGAGCAGAATCCTATTCAGTCAAACCTGATACACAGATCCACTAGTCACAGCTATAAGGAGA GAGTGAGGAATCTCAGTGTCACAGAGCTGAATGAGTTATTGGAGGAGGTGGAGACGGCGATCCGCCACTATTCTGAAGAGCTTGTGCGGCACCTGGCTCTTAGAGACGAGCTTGACTTTGAGAAGGAAGTGATGAACAGTTTCATCTCTGTGCTGATAGATGTACAGAACCTTCAGAAGGAGCACAAAGAACtcctgaagaagaagaggaaaataaAGAGTGGAGTCAGACAGCAGAACGGCAGACTACAGAGATTACCTGCAAGT TACCTCACTACAGTCATTCCATATGAGAAGAAAGATGTGCCTCCATCAGTCGAAGATCTTCAGGTTCTCACAAAAA TTCTTCAAGCCATGAGGGATGACAGTGACAAAGTGCCCAGTCTTTTGACAGACTACATCCTTAAAG TGCTTTGCCCTTCCTAA